Proteins encoded within one genomic window of Halodesulfurarchaeum formicicum:
- the trkA gene encoding Trk system potassium transporter TrkA, with protein sequence MRILIVGAGEVGSSIAANLAATHEVVVIEQDPVLVEKLNYSLDVLAVQGDGTDLEVLRDADIDRADMVIAATDSDETNIVISGTAKTVTDTFTIARVKRRQLLTTWEQSHGAFGVDFMVCSDLVTAEAIYRISAVPHAHDVDEFSNGLVQMVELKVDAGSPVVGKSVREADQYDSMTFAAIFRDGELIVVTGETTIQAGDSIVVIGSPSSVRSFANESATEVDEEIEDVVVIGGSKTGHQTARVFEEHGYRPRLIEKDRDRARYLAEELQQTTVLESDATDVEFLAREHVGEADVVVVCLESDEKNLLVSLLARKLGAKRTVAIVETADYSDLFEAVGVNIAVDPRMETAEEIVRFTREGHTEKVAMLQHDRAEVLEVELDETSPVAGRKLVDVVSDLPDGVVIGAISRDGTLLAPRGETVFQTGDHVIIFVDAEVLNDVVPQF encoded by the coding sequence ATGCGCATTTTGATCGTCGGGGCCGGGGAGGTCGGCTCCTCGATCGCGGCCAACCTCGCGGCCACACACGAGGTCGTGGTCATCGAGCAGGACCCCGTGCTCGTCGAGAAGTTGAACTACTCGCTGGACGTGCTGGCCGTCCAGGGGGACGGGACGGATCTCGAAGTCCTCCGGGACGCGGACATCGATCGCGCCGACATGGTGATCGCGGCGACGGACAGCGACGAAACGAACATCGTCATCAGCGGGACGGCCAAGACGGTGACGGACACGTTTACGATTGCCAGGGTCAAGCGCCGGCAACTGCTCACGACCTGGGAGCAATCACACGGGGCTTTCGGGGTCGACTTCATGGTGTGTTCGGACCTCGTAACCGCGGAGGCCATCTACCGAATCTCGGCGGTGCCACATGCCCACGACGTTGATGAGTTCTCGAACGGGCTGGTCCAGATGGTCGAGCTCAAGGTCGATGCAGGGAGCCCGGTCGTGGGCAAATCAGTCCGTGAGGCCGACCAGTACGATTCGATGACCTTCGCGGCGATCTTCCGCGACGGGGAGTTGATCGTGGTGACCGGCGAGACGACGATTCAGGCGGGGGACAGCATCGTGGTCATCGGCAGTCCGTCGTCGGTTCGATCGTTCGCCAACGAGAGTGCGACCGAGGTCGACGAGGAGATCGAGGACGTGGTGGTCATCGGCGGCAGCAAAACCGGCCATCAAACGGCCCGGGTCTTCGAAGAGCACGGCTATCGGCCACGTCTGATCGAGAAGGACCGGGATCGGGCCCGCTACCTCGCCGAGGAGTTGCAGCAGACGACGGTCCTGGAGAGTGACGCCACGGACGTCGAGTTCCTCGCCAGAGAGCACGTCGGGGAGGCCGACGTGGTGGTCGTCTGTCTGGAGAGCGACGAGAAGAACCTCCTCGTTTCCTTGCTCGCCCGGAAGCTGGGCGCCAAGCGGACGGTCGCCATCGTCGAGACCGCGGACTACTCGGATCTCTTCGAAGCGGTGGGGGTCAATATCGCCGTCGACCCGCGCATGGAGACCGCCGAGGAGATCGTCCGGTTCACGAGAGAGGGCCACACCGAGAAGGTCGCGATGCTCCAGCACGACCGGGCCGAAGTCCTGGAAGTCGAACTCGACGAGACGAGCCCAGTCGCCGGGCGAAAGCTGGTCGATGTCGTCAGCGACCTTCCGGACGGTGTCGTGATCGGCGCGATTTCCCGTGACGGGACGCTTCTCGCACCACGGGGCGAGACGGTCTTCCAGACCGGCGACCACGTCATCATCTTCGTCGACGCCGAGGTCCTGAACGACGTCGTGCCACAGTTCTGA
- a CDS encoding bacterio-opsin activator domain-containing protein, which produces MEGDPSRGQWSASRDGPVHVLVVDGETEFVTTVAAGLTDEAAAVEVTTATGAQAALSVLEANRIDAVVSGDRMPETEPLEFFRQVEAEQPGLPFIIFTDRDDEQVASEALSAGVTDYLYKTGPQPIARLATRLQNAVARIRAERDLEVARRDNRERFERSPVGRWIEDFSAVRRAVEQLQAEGVEDIEAYLESHPEKTAALARSVEVVSVNEAVLEMYGAESVTDFKQGLGEIFGPESMAPFREVVGAIAAGERSFRTEKTDRRLDGEPVSIILHWSVTSGDDAYERVRVSTIDISARESRERRLKKRERLFRDLYRSSQRCLSANSETEVFDHVAKSTLASLSLLEVSIFAFDAVSGRLEATASAGRVAGQRRPVSPGEGPIWEIFRTGETRHLEWAETDETKAVGVPIGDFGVLLARSTTLEPVDIEMIELCVSTADAVLTRIQREGERDALAEDLNGQQTHVEKVRGLLDATQSILQDVPESTRGDMEDRVVSELVTTDTVDFAWIGRPVRTDGELDPTAWAGMGAGYLDAIDPTDGTDPSPAQLAGRRRSQTVIDRIPEQVGSGTWAKEALSLGYGSVLAEPLLSDEVLYGVLTVYATEPDGFGSDCRELISDVGSLLTTVYAIQNARSSDVGTRGVELEFSIGDSTDPVTAVAARTGVMLQFDTVLETTNTGARILVTVDSGHEGLPEEALEVTAITDAAWFGGPAHEQLVLEIEGPMLATGVRKHGGRLVSAITEPDRSVIVVSLSGDRPARPLIEWLQQTYPDIELLARRETDVTHDPAGHHLENILTDRQLEILTAAYYGGYFASPRTITGQELGESFDISDSAVHKHIRSSLRTLLEQLLVSASDN; this is translated from the coding sequence ATGGAGGGGGACCCTTCTCGCGGCCAGTGGAGTGCAAGTCGGGACGGCCCGGTCCACGTTCTCGTGGTCGATGGTGAGACGGAGTTCGTGACTACCGTGGCGGCCGGGCTCACCGATGAAGCGGCTGCCGTCGAGGTAACGACGGCCACGGGGGCCCAGGCCGCGCTATCGGTTCTCGAAGCCAACCGGATCGACGCCGTCGTTTCGGGCGACCGGATGCCCGAGACGGAGCCCCTCGAGTTCTTTCGCCAGGTCGAGGCCGAACAGCCCGGCCTTCCGTTCATTATCTTCACTGACCGAGACGACGAGCAAGTTGCCAGCGAGGCATTGTCGGCTGGGGTGACAGATTACCTGTACAAAACGGGGCCACAACCCATCGCCCGACTGGCAACCCGCCTCCAGAACGCGGTCGCTCGGATCCGTGCCGAGCGGGATCTCGAAGTGGCCCGTCGGGACAATCGGGAGCGCTTCGAGCGGTCCCCGGTCGGCCGCTGGATCGAGGACTTCTCGGCCGTTCGGCGAGCGGTGGAACAGCTTCAGGCCGAGGGGGTCGAGGACATCGAGGCATATCTCGAGTCCCACCCCGAAAAAACGGCTGCCCTGGCCCGATCCGTCGAGGTCGTTTCGGTAAACGAGGCCGTTCTGGAGATGTACGGGGCCGAGTCAGTCACGGATTTCAAGCAGGGCCTCGGTGAGATTTTTGGCCCCGAGTCGATGGCGCCGTTCCGGGAGGTCGTCGGGGCAATTGCGGCGGGCGAGCGGAGCTTTCGGACCGAGAAGACCGACCGGCGGCTCGACGGCGAACCGGTCTCGATCATCCTGCACTGGTCGGTCACTTCGGGGGACGATGCCTACGAACGGGTCCGGGTGTCCACGATCGACATCAGTGCACGTGAGTCCCGGGAACGGCGCCTCAAGAAACGTGAACGGCTCTTTCGTGATCTTTATCGAAGTTCCCAGCGCTGTCTGTCGGCCAACTCCGAGACCGAGGTTTTCGATCACGTCGCAAAGAGCACGCTCGCCTCGCTCTCGCTGCTCGAAGTTTCGATCTTCGCGTTCGATGCTGTTTCGGGTCGGCTTGAAGCGACAGCAAGTGCCGGTCGCGTCGCCGGTCAGCGCCGACCCGTCTCGCCGGGTGAGGGGCCTATCTGGGAGATCTTCCGAACCGGCGAAACACGACACCTCGAGTGGGCTGAGACGGACGAGACGAAGGCCGTCGGCGTGCCGATCGGTGACTTTGGAGTGCTTCTCGCGCGAAGTACCACACTCGAACCGGTCGACATCGAGATGATCGAACTCTGTGTCTCGACAGCTGATGCAGTGCTAACACGCATCCAACGCGAGGGGGAGCGAGACGCCCTGGCGGAGGATCTCAACGGGCAGCAGACCCACGTCGAGAAGGTTCGTGGCCTGCTGGATGCGACACAATCGATCCTTCAGGACGTCCCGGAGTCGACCCGGGGTGACATGGAGGACCGTGTCGTCTCCGAACTCGTCACGACGGACACGGTGGACTTCGCGTGGATCGGACGCCCGGTGAGGACTGACGGTGAACTCGATCCGACGGCCTGGGCCGGGATGGGCGCAGGCTATCTGGACGCGATCGATCCGACCGACGGGACCGACCCGAGTCCCGCCCAGCTGGCTGGCCGGCGTCGATCCCAGACCGTCATCGACCGGATCCCCGAGCAAGTTGGCTCCGGCACCTGGGCCAAAGAGGCGCTCTCGCTGGGTTACGGTTCGGTACTGGCCGAACCGCTCCTGAGCGACGAGGTCCTGTATGGGGTCCTGACTGTGTATGCCACCGAACCGGACGGATTCGGATCGGATTGTCGAGAGCTCATCTCGGACGTGGGGTCGCTTCTGACCACCGTCTACGCGATCCAGAACGCCCGCTCCTCGGACGTCGGGACCAGAGGAGTCGAACTCGAGTTCTCTATCGGGGACTCGACGGACCCTGTGACGGCCGTGGCAGCACGAACGGGGGTGATGCTCCAGTTCGATACTGTGCTCGAGACGACCAATACGGGGGCGCGCATCCTCGTCACCGTCGATTCCGGGCACGAGGGGTTGCCCGAGGAGGCTCTCGAAGTCACGGCCATCACGGATGCAGCCTGGTTCGGCGGCCCGGCCCACGAACAGCTGGTTCTGGAGATCGAAGGGCCGATGCTGGCGACGGGGGTCCGGAAGCACGGTGGCCGGCTCGTCTCCGCGATCACGGAGCCGGATCGGAGCGTGATCGTCGTGTCACTCTCGGGTGATCGGCCGGCACGCCCACTCATCGAGTGGCTCCAACAGACCTATCCGGACATCGAGCTGCTGGCGCGTCGTGAGACCGATGTGACCCACGATCCCGCAGGTCACCACCTCGAAAACATCCTTACCGACCGTCAGCTCGAGATTCTCACGGCGGCGTATTACGGCGGGTATTTCGCCAGTCCACGAACGATCACGGGACAGGAGCTCGGCGAGAGCTTCGATATCTCGGACTCGGCGGTTCACAAACACATTCGTTCGTCGCTCCGAACGCTTCTCGAACAACTCCTCGTTTCAGCGTCTGATAATTAG
- a CDS encoding zinc ribbon domain-containing protein: protein MLDQHWQIGLLLVIGVLHLLVYLQFRRLSREDSRDTTESSNGRPDDARETVVCPECGAANEPGFRYCRVCATELPKMGENGREKGHPFGMER from the coding sequence GTGCTCGACCAGCACTGGCAGATCGGGCTCCTGCTCGTCATCGGGGTGCTCCATCTGCTGGTGTATCTCCAGTTCCGTCGGCTGTCCCGGGAGGACTCCAGAGATACAACAGAGTCATCGAATGGGCGACCGGACGATGCCCGGGAAACCGTGGTCTGTCCTGAGTGCGGGGCCGCGAACGAGCCGGGCTTCCGGTACTGCCGTGTTTGCGCCACCGAATTGCCAAAAATGGGCGAGAACGGACGTGAAAAGGGCCATCCGTTCGGCATGGAGCGGTAA
- a CDS encoding PAS domain S-box protein, with the protein MRDNCGEEGDRATNRKPSGSDLASIPLPYQILSKTGTIQQVNRAWLDRLGYEREAVIGRPFVEFLMPDSVETFRDAFSTLADRDQVADVELTLRHAGGKGFTVRFEGRAKYVNGEHTDTHCQFHEIQAERDRRLQNHQSKIEVLHEVAMDMQAAASEAEVFRALVEAAEDILQFDIAIADVAEDGYLLTQAVSSDVPVDAYFDRVPIDDESKLGTRTYRSGESSLVRDLDQSDATEVENEFRSALTVPIGEYGVFQAVDREPGAFDETDLDLAELLVSHVRNALARLEHVETLRHRTASLSRERNRLAAVFEAIPEPVAHVEYETESPTVVAVNSAFERTFGYESAGIEGRSLNELIVPPDHRESARKIDGTAATERTVEREVVRRTTEGDRTFRLRSSLLDAGVNTEALAIYVDLTEQKEREQKLKRENERLERFASIVAHDLRSPLTVASGRLDLAAETCESEHLGAVEEAIERTDAIIDDVLTLTREGRTVEPEEREPIELADLVPICWETVDAPAATLDVKTTATLAADRGRLRRALENLFWNAVEHAGSEVTVTVGDLDDGFYVEDDGPGIPAEDRETVFESGYTTSRDGTGLGLDIVADIVEAHGWTVELETATNGGARFEIRTGD; encoded by the coding sequence GTGAGAGACAACTGTGGCGAGGAGGGGGACCGAGCCACGAATCGGAAGCCGAGCGGGAGCGATCTGGCGTCGATCCCGCTCCCGTACCAGATACTTTCAAAAACCGGCACCATCCAGCAGGTGAACCGCGCCTGGCTGGATAGACTGGGGTACGAGCGCGAGGCAGTGATCGGTCGGCCGTTCGTGGAGTTTCTGATGCCGGACTCGGTCGAGACGTTCCGGGACGCCTTCTCGACCCTCGCCGATCGGGACCAGGTGGCAGACGTGGAGTTGACGCTCAGACACGCGGGTGGGAAAGGATTTACCGTCAGATTCGAGGGGCGAGCCAAATACGTTAATGGTGAACACACCGACACGCACTGCCAGTTTCACGAGATCCAAGCCGAACGCGACCGGCGACTCCAAAACCACCAATCGAAAATCGAGGTACTCCACGAGGTGGCAATGGACATGCAGGCCGCAGCTTCCGAGGCGGAGGTTTTTCGGGCGCTGGTCGAGGCGGCCGAGGATATCCTCCAATTCGACATCGCGATCGCCGACGTTGCCGAGGACGGATACCTGCTCACCCAGGCCGTCTCGTCTGACGTGCCGGTCGACGCCTACTTCGACCGGGTCCCGATCGACGACGAGTCGAAACTCGGGACACGGACTTACCGGTCCGGCGAGTCCTCGTTGGTTCGGGACCTCGATCAAAGCGACGCGACAGAGGTCGAAAACGAGTTCCGCTCGGCACTGACCGTCCCGATCGGCGAGTACGGCGTCTTTCAGGCCGTCGACAGGGAGCCCGGCGCCTTCGACGAGACCGACCTGGATCTGGCCGAACTCCTCGTTTCACACGTCCGAAACGCACTCGCACGCCTGGAGCACGTCGAGACGCTCCGCCACCGAACTGCCTCCCTGAGCCGCGAACGAAACCGCCTGGCCGCGGTCTTCGAGGCCATCCCAGAACCGGTCGCACACGTCGAGTACGAAACGGAGAGCCCGACCGTCGTCGCCGTCAACTCGGCGTTCGAGCGGACCTTCGGCTACGAGTCGGCCGGGATCGAGGGGCGCTCGCTCAACGAGTTGATCGTTCCGCCGGATCACCGAGAATCCGCTCGGAAGATCGACGGGACCGCCGCGACGGAGCGAACCGTCGAGCGGGAGGTGGTCCGCCGAACCACGGAGGGAGACCGGACGTTCAGACTCCGTTCGTCGCTGCTGGATGCCGGGGTAAACACGGAGGCGCTGGCCATCTACGTCGACCTCACGGAACAGAAAGAGCGCGAACAGAAACTAAAGCGGGAGAACGAACGACTCGAACGGTTCGCCAGCATCGTCGCCCACGATCTCAGGTCCCCGCTCACGGTGGCCAGCGGCCGACTCGATCTGGCGGCCGAAACGTGTGAGAGCGAGCACCTCGGGGCCGTCGAGGAGGCGATCGAGCGGACGGACGCCATCATCGACGACGTGCTCACGCTCACACGCGAGGGGCGGACAGTTGAACCCGAGGAGCGAGAACCGATCGAGCTAGCCGATCTGGTTCCGATATGCTGGGAGACCGTCGACGCCCCTGCTGCCACCCTCGACGTGAAGACGACCGCCACTCTCGCGGCTGACCGAGGTCGGCTCCGGCGGGCCCTGGAAAACCTCTTCTGGAACGCCGTCGAACACGCCGGCTCGGAAGTGACAGTGACCGTCGGTGACCTCGACGACGGCTTTTACGTCGAGGACGACGGGCCCGGGATTCCCGCGGAAGACCGAGAGACAGTCTTCGAGTCCGGCTATACGACCTCGCGGGACGGGACCGGCCTGGGACTGGATATCGTCGCCGACATCGTTGAAGCCCACGGCTGGACCGTCGAGCTGGAGACCGCAACGAACGGCGGGGCCCGCTTCGAGATTCGAACCGGCGACTGA
- the cmk gene encoding (d)CMP kinase produces the protein MLITISGPIGSGKSTVATALAEAREFDHVSGGDIFRDLAAERGYTPLEFNKLAEEDDQIDRDLDRRLREIAAERDDLVLESRLAGWMAGEHADLKFWFDAPEKIRAARVADREDRDFETALSELRARGESEAKRYQAYYGIDFTDHSIYDLSMNTARWDPEAVLRILDTAIDAYDEATDEGAVPVTDVDYEF, from the coding sequence ATGTTGATCACCATCTCCGGCCCGATCGGGAGCGGCAAGTCGACCGTGGCGACTGCCCTCGCCGAAGCACGGGAGTTCGATCACGTCTCCGGTGGTGACATCTTTCGCGATTTGGCCGCCGAGCGTGGGTACACGCCCCTGGAGTTCAACAAACTCGCCGAGGAGGACGACCAGATCGACCGCGATCTGGACCGTCGGCTCCGCGAGATCGCCGCCGAGCGGGACGACCTGGTGCTCGAATCGCGGCTGGCCGGCTGGATGGCTGGCGAGCACGCCGACCTGAAGTTCTGGTTCGACGCTCCCGAGAAGATCCGGGCCGCCCGGGTCGCCGACCGTGAGGACCGGGACTTCGAGACCGCCCTCTCGGAGTTGCGGGCCAGAGGCGAGAGCGAGGCCAAACGCTACCAGGCCTATTACGGAATCGACTTTACCGACCACTCGATCTACGACCTGTCGATGAACACCGCCCGCTGGGACCCCGAGGCCGTCCTCAGGATCCTCGATACGGCCATCGACGCCTACGACGAGGCCACGGACGAGGGGGCGGTCCCGGTCACGGATGTCGACTATGAGTTCTGA
- a CDS encoding ArsR/SmtB family transcription factor, protein MRKVLWWLIGGARGGSNRFRIIRTLEREPMNANQLASELDLDYKTIRHHLDLLTENDVLEPVGDGYGDVYFLTERMESNMDVLDTIAEQADLGDVDV, encoded by the coding sequence ATGCGGAAGGTACTCTGGTGGTTGATCGGTGGAGCCCGCGGTGGCAGCAACCGGTTTCGAATCATCAGAACTCTGGAGCGTGAACCGATGAACGCGAATCAACTCGCCTCCGAACTCGACCTGGACTACAAGACTATCCGCCACCACCTCGATCTGTTGACCGAGAACGACGTTCTCGAACCGGTGGGGGACGGGTACGGTGACGTGTACTTCCTGACCGAGCGGATGGAATCGAACATGGATGTCCTCGATACGATCGCCGAACAGGCCGACCTGGGTGATGTCGATGTCTGA
- a CDS encoding TrkH family potassium uptake protein, which produces MVKFLSISMLVPIFVGVVYGEDIWVFLVSMALTAAAGFALERLDPEPDLGPREALLLVSLAWTTASIFGAIPFLLAGIGTESTIGLSLASPGAAFSSIVNALFESTSGFTTTGATVLGEISLERHSHAILIWRQLIQWLGGMGIIVLMIAILPELAVNGAQLMQSEAPGPDLQKLTPRIAETARALWILYFGFTVVLVALLFGLHLAGYAPKMNLYNAVAHGFTTLPTGGFSPQADSIAAFSAAVQWAIIPFMVVAGTNFALFWHVLKGEAEQLYRNSEFRAYTGMIAVITAILAVVLFRGAAPVLEIGGATEGLTEPSLRHAAFQIGSLLNSTGYANANFAEWSSAGQMILFFAMFIGGSAGSTGGGVKVVRWLVVLKTIRRELYTTGHPEVIEPVRLAGNVVDEDAIRGIMTFTILYLVLFASAAVFFSLDTARIGIDLTVLEALSASLATLGNIGPGFGRLGPFGSYLFFPDTSKLLMTGLMWLGRLEIVPVLAIFVTGLRDR; this is translated from the coding sequence ATGGTGAAGTTCCTCTCGATCTCGATGCTGGTGCCGATCTTCGTCGGTGTGGTCTACGGGGAGGACATCTGGGTATTTCTCGTCTCGATGGCGCTGACCGCCGCTGCCGGCTTCGCCCTCGAACGGCTCGATCCCGAACCGGACCTCGGGCCACGAGAGGCCCTGTTGCTGGTCTCGCTGGCCTGGACCACCGCGTCGATCTTCGGCGCGATTCCGTTTCTTCTCGCGGGAATCGGCACCGAGTCGACCATCGGACTCTCACTCGCCTCACCGGGTGCGGCCTTCAGTTCGATCGTCAACGCGCTGTTCGAATCGACAAGCGGGTTCACAACGACTGGCGCGACCGTGCTCGGAGAGATCAGTCTGGAGCGTCACTCCCATGCGATCCTGATCTGGCGACAGCTCATCCAGTGGCTGGGCGGGATGGGGATCATCGTGTTGATGATCGCCATCCTGCCGGAACTCGCGGTCAACGGGGCGCAGTTGATGCAGTCGGAAGCACCGGGCCCGGACCTCCAGAAGCTCACCCCACGGATCGCCGAGACGGCCCGCGCACTCTGGATCCTCTACTTCGGGTTCACCGTCGTCCTCGTCGCCCTACTCTTCGGTCTCCATCTGGCCGGGTACGCGCCGAAGATGAACCTCTACAACGCCGTCGCCCACGGGTTCACCACGCTCCCAACCGGCGGCTTCTCCCCGCAGGCCGACAGCATCGCCGCGTTCTCCGCGGCCGTCCAGTGGGCCATCATCCCCTTCATGGTCGTGGCCGGAACGAACTTCGCCCTGTTCTGGCACGTGCTGAAAGGGGAGGCCGAACAGCTGTACCGAAACTCGGAGTTCCGGGCCTACACGGGAATGATCGCGGTAATCACTGCGATCCTGGCCGTCGTGTTGTTCCGGGGGGCCGCTCCCGTGCTCGAAATCGGCGGGGCGACCGAGGGCCTCACGGAGCCCTCACTTCGACACGCCGCGTTCCAGATCGGCTCGCTTTTGAACTCGACTGGCTACGCGAACGCGAACTTCGCCGAGTGGAGTTCGGCCGGCCAGATGATCCTCTTCTTCGCGATGTTCATCGGGGGCTCGGCCGGCTCGACCGGCGGTGGGGTCAAGGTGGTTCGCTGGCTCGTCGTACTCAAGACCATCCGCCGGGAGCTTTACACGACGGGCCACCCGGAAGTCATCGAACCGGTTCGACTGGCCGGCAACGTCGTCGACGAGGACGCGATCCGCGGCATTATGACCTTCACGATCCTCTATCTGGTGCTGTTTGCTTCCGCGGCGGTCTTTTTCAGTCTGGACACCGCGCGAATCGGCATCGACCTGACGGTCCTCGAAGCGCTCAGCGCCTCGCTCGCGACACTCGGGAACATCGGGCCGGGATTCGGCCGCCTCGGGCCATTCGGGAGTTACCTCTTCTTCCCGGATACCTCGAAGCTGCTCATGACCGGGCTGATGTGGCTGGGCCGACTCGAAATCGTCCCGGTGCTCGCGATCTTCGTGACCGGGCTGCGCGACCGGTGA
- a CDS encoding adenylate kinase: protein MSDPRVLILGAPGAGKGTQADRLTAAFDLEHITTGDALRANKDMETEYGTPREFMDAGELVPDPVVNEIVEAAIDDADGFVLDGYPRNESQVEYLEDITELDVVLYLDVAESELIDRLTGRRVCSECGRSYHVKYDPPAKEGVCDECGGELYQRDDDTEETARERIRVYEENTAAVVEHFRETGALVEIDGEQDPESVFEDIEAAVEAHTDAE from the coding sequence ATGTCCGATCCACGCGTGCTAATTCTGGGTGCACCGGGTGCCGGCAAAGGGACACAGGCCGATCGACTCACGGCGGCCTTCGACCTCGAGCACATCACGACCGGTGACGCCCTCCGGGCGAACAAGGACATGGAGACCGAGTATGGGACCCCGCGGGAATTCATGGACGCCGGGGAACTCGTTCCGGATCCAGTCGTCAACGAAATCGTCGAGGCGGCGATCGACGACGCCGACGGCTTTGTCCTCGACGGCTACCCCCGGAACGAGTCACAGGTCGAGTACCTGGAGGACATTACCGAACTGGACGTGGTCCTCTACCTCGATGTCGCCGAGTCCGAACTCATCGATCGGCTGACGGGCCGACGAGTGTGTTCGGAGTGTGGCCGGTCCTACCACGTCAAGTACGACCCGCCCGCAAAGGAGGGGGTCTGTGACGAGTGTGGCGGCGAACTCTACCAGCGGGACGATGACACCGAGGAGACGGCCCGCGAGCGGATCCGGGTCTACGAGGAGAACACTGCGGCCGTCGTCGAGCACTTCCGGGAGACCGGAGCCCTGGTCGAAATCGACGGCGAGCAGGACCCCGAGAGCGTCTTCGAGGACATCGAGGCGGCCGTCGAGGCCCACACGGACGCGGAGTAA
- a CDS encoding DUF106 domain-containing protein produces MNRTAEKVADLVRENPEFEAVLSELLDREDELRWRDVKDDMTSGQWGRLLQKDILVEGEDGFQFADREAVEEALGRTDEMEFETDVDVDDSESSWSTYDKAAAVGALGMFAGYSVGSVRSAVGNVLDLFLGPLDSALPFFAVIMVLAVVTGLYSSILQNALMDTEKMGAYQEKMKEIQERQKAAKERGDDEAVERIREEQMDAMGDQLGMFKEQLRPMVWIMVITIPVFLWMYWKIRPPAHINPAEASMVMPMVGEVELAAGVVGPLQAWILWYILNSIGFSQIIRKALNIQTSPT; encoded by the coding sequence ATGAACCGAACCGCGGAGAAGGTAGCGGACCTCGTCCGCGAAAATCCGGAGTTCGAGGCCGTTCTCTCCGAGTTGCTGGACCGGGAGGACGAACTCCGCTGGCGGGACGTGAAAGACGACATGACGAGCGGCCAGTGGGGCCGCCTGCTCCAGAAGGACATCCTCGTCGAGGGCGAGGACGGATTCCAGTTCGCGGACCGGGAGGCCGTCGAGGAAGCCCTGGGCCGGACCGACGAGATGGAGTTCGAAACCGACGTGGATGTCGACGATTCGGAATCCTCCTGGAGTACCTACGACAAGGCCGCGGCGGTCGGTGCACTTGGGATGTTCGCCGGCTACTCGGTCGGCTCCGTCCGGTCGGCCGTCGGCAACGTGCTCGACCTGTTCCTCGGCCCGCTCGACAGTGCACTGCCGTTTTTCGCGGTCATCATGGTCCTGGCAGTCGTCACCGGACTGTACTCCTCGATCCTCCAGAACGCCCTGATGGACACCGAGAAGATGGGGGCCTACCAGGAGAAGATGAAGGAGATCCAGGAGCGCCAGAAGGCTGCCAAGGAGCGTGGTGACGACGAGGCCGTCGAGCGCATCCGCGAGGAGCAGATGGATGCGATGGGCGATCAGCTGGGAATGTTCAAGGAACAGCTGCGGCCCATGGTGTGGATCATGGTCATCACCATCCCCGTGTTCCTCTGGATGTACTGGAAGATCCGCCCGCCGGCCCACATCAATCCCGCCGAGGCGTCGATGGTCATGCCCATGGTCGGGGAGGTAGAACTGGCCGCCGGCGTGGTGGGCCCGCTCCAGGCCTGGATCCTCTGGTATATCCTCAACTCGATTGGCTTCTCCCAGATCATCCGGAAAGCCCTGAACATCCAGACCTCCCCGACGTAG